TTTTTGTAATCAAAGTAAATGTTTATGGGTTGTTGCAGGCTGCAGCAGTGACACATTTGCCTGTGATAATGGTGCATGCATCGATTTAGACAAAAAATGTGATGCAGCCAATGACTGTGGTGATGAGAATGCATCAGATGAAAAAGATCCTAGCTGTACCAATTACTTGCGCTTCAATTTTGAAAGTTCAAGTTTTGGTGAATTTACCAAGGTCACACAGGCACAGAAGATAAGACTGACTGGCAGATTGGGCAAGCAAGCAGCATGTCATTCTCAGGACTTCCACATACGGACCACACCACTGGGAAATCTTCCGGACATTTCTTGTTTGCAAGGTCTCACAACCCTGGAGACACAGCCTGGCTCATTTCTCGACCATTTGGAGCAACAGCAGGACAGAACTGCCAGATGAAGCttttcttctacatctttgGCAGCAGTGTGCATCATCTCAGCATCCTGTACCGCACACACAATGCTGGGCCTCCTGATGGGCAGATCTGGACAAGTGCTGGTCAGCAGGGCCCCAAATGGCTGGAAGCATCACCCCTCATCAGTATTGCCACGCCTTTCCAGATTATTATTGAAGCAGATGTGGCCATGGCCAATCAAGCTATTGCCATTGATGATGTGTCTTTTCACACCTGATTGCCGACATAGTGTTCACCAACCTTCCACCTTTGCCTGTCACCACAACAGCGAACACAGTGACTTCAGTAACTGCAGCAACATCACAGCCTAAGCCACTGGTGTGCAAAAACACTGAGGTGATGTGTGACAACAGACAACAATGTTATGCCAAGACTCAGCTGTGTGATAACAAAAACGACTGTGCTGATAAAAGTGATGAAGCAGAATGCAGTgagtctcttctttctttcttgcagactcttttaatgtgttgtttttgtctttatcttctGTTTGGGTGATATGCTACCTCAGGTTGACTTGCACACAATATTCTTCCTCAGTAGGACTTACTTTTGATGAATGTTGGGATATttgtaagcaaaaataaaaatactattgTTAAAATATAGTATTGTTAACAGTTCAGATCATTTTTATCAGAACGAAGCAACAGTATTATTGCTGGTTGTAATGCATGGTTATATTTGTTGCATAGCAACGGCTCTAGATAAATGCAAATTAGGATAGAGCTGTTGATATTAAGGcataaagataaaacaaaatacaggtCCAGTCATAATCTTTTTCACTCTTGGTTTTATGTAATTATCTCATCTTTTCCAGAtgcatgacatttttaaaaacctatCAAGTTTTTTGGTTTTCCAGAataatgttggtttttttaatgatgttcagatgcttctttgttttgattgtattacaatctttttttcagcttGTACTTCTGGATTTTGTTCCAATGGTGGTCAGTGCTCAGTTAAAGCTGGTGTAGGACCAACATGCAAGTGAGCACCTATTGACAAAATTATACAGTACTCAATAAAGTTTTTATCAGAAGATAACAATAGTAACTTCATACTTTTGTATGAAAACCCATGCTTTTTTAAGCTTTCTGTAGAATAATAAGAGCAATTTATTTTCGGTTTATGCTggaattttgaaattattttgtgtatttaaatttttttatgtctgttacTGTAAGCCCAGAGGGGACTACTCTGTCAGTTTGTCTTGTCTATGAATCCATGAAGACTTTGAAGTCTCCTTTTAACACGCAGTTTTGGttgcattgtttttgtttctataCGTATACTTTGTTTAATTTAAGtccatatttgtttatttttgcaagtTTGTTTAGTTCAGCGTATTGAATCTACTTAAAATGGGCAAATGTcctagttattattattttattgttaatccTCTTATGTTTTAGTTGCATCAACAACTACTCAGGCTTTTATTGCACTGAAGCACTTCCTTTGGGTCAACAAGGCACCAGTAGTACAAGTGAGTTTTGTCTCTTGTACCATAATTATTAAAGTTTAATTACTAGACTGTCTCCAGACAATCTGCACTAAGGTCATCCAAGTTTGCCAGAAATACACATACAGTGATTAGGGGAAGCACCTCTTTCCTCTCTGCACTGCTTTTTCAACCTCTTTTCTTTTGTGAGCTCAGGCAGTGAAACAGGTGTAGGGTCTGGACATTGCTTTGTAATTTGGGAAGCAAAATGTTtatccttgagttccccatgttgccacTGAGTGACTTATTCTCAGTTCATTACTATAGCCCCTGAAAAGGAGTGAATGTGCTTGGGACTTAACTTTCTAACATCATGAGCTTTCAGTATCAAGCTCTAACAGCTGACATCACTGTGGTCTCTATCTTCCACTGTGACTGTTACATCCCCTGGTTACCCtatatttatagattttttgCCTTTGAATTTTCAGTCCCATGGAGAAAGACTTGTTATTAGAAATCTCATTCAattaaaactgaattaaaattattctataaagatcagtttctctttctgtttgtaaatttatttagtCAAAATCCTAGTTCTTAGGCAATGCTGGAAGTACATGACTCCACATATaatgttgacaaatatttttccttgGATGATGTCTTTACAAGAACGTAGTAGGgcaaaaagaagcaaaatttaTTGTTGAAATCAAAAAGTCTTGGAGATTAACGTATTACAAGCTTGAGAGAGGgatttaaaactttatttattgtttcctgCATATCAAGCCTTCACTTtaatttgacaattttttttgcCATACCTAACTTGTCATCAAACATATGCAAGGGTTTTCAGACCCCCTGTAAAATTTGTTGCAAGATTTTAGTCCCCCATTTAATAATGTTGGGGTATTTTTCATACACATAGCTATAGTAATTATTAGGAATTTTATTACCCAATCctagaaaacagtaagtaatatgtCATTTTATAGTGACATTTATTCTGAAAaacttctttattattgttgccAATTATCACATGATTTATACTTATTTCTATGCTGTGGAAGACACAAtcattacatttatattttcttggttTTCAAATATAGTTGATGATATAAGTGGATTTTGCAGCAAAAGCTACATAAAATGTCCATTTAAATGTTCTGAAATGTGGATTGAGTTATCctttaatgaaataaacataATCTGTGATTGCAATTGTTATAGGAAAATGGGCAGTTCCTGTAGGTGTTATTTTGGGGCTTCTTGTCATTGGAGCTACAGTTTGTGCCATTGTATTTCTTCTCAGAAGAAACCGAAGGTGAATACTTTTCAGATAGATGCACATTAAAGAAAAGActgattaaaataatacatcaaAGAGGTAACCATTACTCTCtagaaaatattcataaatttatagacacacacatatatatattcttttaaaatactttgtcaaAATCTGTACTAGCAgtttcaaaatgatttttgaGCTAGATGCCATGTGTATTgatttaaaataagataaaatagcAACTGTGCAAAAACAGAAATCTGTTAACAATAAATTAAGAAAGCTATATGTGTATTGACATACAGGGCATTATGCCATGGTAAATGTGCTGGGTatatattaacaatattttgtataaatataatacTAGTAAATCTGTTTATCTGACAGACTTGGACTTCGGTTTCCATTTGCACTCCAAAGGTTTCCATTAGCACTCCGAAGGTTTCCATTTACATTCCGGCGGCAGGCTGGGACAGATGATGGCCTTTCCAACCCAGTCTTTGACTATGGCACAGGGGAGGCTGATGTAAGTTTGCTTATACATGCAATTAACTcaagtttttaaatgaatttaaagtgaaggatgaaataaaattcttatggtttttttttttttcaccatcgGGAAAATTTACAAATGAATTTCTTCTTTGACAGTTTGAAACTGCACAATCACCAGATTATTTCCATCATATTATGGCAGCACAAATGCTTTCATATTATTCAATTTATGTGTTGTATTCCTGTTTGCAATAAAGCTCATGCAGAATCATGCATAACTATGTCTAACGATAAAAGCAACAAAGCAGACATTCGACTAGGACTATAAttgaaaatgtgtattttataaatgttgtgTTGTTCTGTGGTAATTGTCAAATCTGATGGTTTCCAttgatttcttcatttttttatgtaattaaaaatCATGACTTTGCACCAAAGTACTTGGCATGTTTGGATGGTGTCTGCTTAGACATTAAATTTTGTACTTTAGGAAGGTCATcagaataaaaggaaaacaaagtaaacatttaatatataaatacagagaTACAAGACACACAGATTGACTTTCATCTTGACTCAAGTCAGTCTGAGAAAACAGCTTTTGTCTTTTCAATTTTACAATTGTACAACTTCCAATTCTTTGAAGACTGCTCAGGGGTAGTAGTGAAATGATCATTTATTTCATCTCTGCCTTGACTTtgtaatgatatatatataaaaaaatgtttatttctttgattattATAGTTTCTCAGTGGTGAACTAGACCCTCCTACTTTCCAAGACTTTGAGGAACCAACTGAGGTAAGAAAATTCCCTCGGTGTTAAATAAGCTATAATGTAAGGTCAAATAGAAATATAATACAATGTAATTAGCATACCTCATATgatttttatgttcattttcagAGGATCACACTAGGCTTATCAGGATCAATTGATAATCCACTCTACACAGAAGCTTGAGAGACTGCTGTGTTTTATTGTAAAACTTCAAactgttaataaatgtgttgttaataaagtttttaaaacaagatcCTGTTAGACTTTTCATTTAGCAGTTTCATTGCATAGTTTCTGTGATGTTTGGGTCCTTGTGAATCATAACCTCATACTTAAACTAGTTTTTAAATGTATCTGACCATATGATCTTGACATACAATCAGAATTCTGCTTAATTAATGTAAATTAATTGTACcttatagtttaaaaataatttgacagCTATTTCATGTAGTTTCTGGAATTTTAAATTAATGAgatgctataaaaataaataagagcaAACTTCTCCATTgttaacaaaagataaaagcatTTTCTTCAACTCACATGTAAGGACTTGGTacattatgtgtttgtttgcgcATGTATGTGAGTACTGAAGTGCCCCATGTGAGACAGCCACTTATCAGTGCACACAAACCCATACAAGCTTAACACTCAGAGCCAATGAAGGGGAGACAGGAAGAGCTAGGTACGAGAAGCACTGTTCAGCAGGACCAGATAGCTTTTGGCAATGTGATGTCTCCTCTCAATCTTTTCTGAACTCAGTATTGCACATGCACCTTCCGTTATGATGGATCCAATATTATTTGAGAAAGTGATGTGTTTATTAAGCATGTTTGCTGAAATATTCTCCACTGTTTACATATTCAAACATAAATCAAATAAAGACATGAACAGCTGAAAAACATTAGTGAAATATACTATGCAAGTCTGTGCCCAGCCTAACAGCAATGTTGATGAGGTCTTCTCAAGAACTGGCCACAAGCTTGGGACATTCAAGGTATTCTGACAGGGAATAAGTCACCTAAAAGTCTCACCTGCAAAACAACATGACACTCATCAGTTGATGACTTAAACTTGCTGTCAATAAGTAAAAATCTAAACTTGAACAAATTTGATTCATGAAAACCATCTTAAACTTCGGAAATGCAGACAGGCATTATAGCTTATCTGGAAGAGTAAACACTGGGGTTCCTGCCACAGGACATTTATGCCAATGGTGTGTCCATTCTATGCAGGGGAATCAAGCCAGATATTGGATGATTGACTCCACCACATAGACACAAAGTCAATGCAGAAATGTGCAAATGAGGAACATTTTAGACGGCTTCTTTATGCTGGTATTCTTTATCCAGGATTTTTGCTAATATATTATTGTAAGTTGTTTTTGCTACTCAGGAAACAGCCTTTACCAACAGGTAAAATGCCCTCATCATGAAAATATCAATTTCTTCAATCTAATTATGGATAAAAATTGACAAAGAACAAGCAGAGTTTAAGAGAAGCCATAGTACTATATCAAGTTTCTTCCCCCATGGCATTAATTCAGAAGCAGCTACTTCACCATAAAAAGCTATATATTGCTTTCACAGATTTGCATCAAGCATTTAATGTGGTTTTCAGAAATAAACTATAGAATGTGCTGGAAAAAATAGTATTAAATGTAAAATCTTAGCTATTAAAAGATGCACAAAAGTGTGAAGGCAAGCTGGTGCAGGCTTGTCTGATTTatgcagggttagggttaatgCAAGATTTATAGCCCTGTGCTATTCACCTTGTGTCAGGAACGCGGTTTTAAGatctcactttctctcacaacactcacgcgtccccttgcgtgttctttcaatcatatATTACaaaagatttgtcgtgggaatcaaaactttaaatcaattAACATTAACTAAATGCAAAGTCCATAGATCGTCCTCTCAGCGCCTTAATTGTAACTCCAACAGTTCTCTTTATATCACAaagacgacatacacatgtccATTTCAATATACTTCCaactgtcgtatgtttttgaataaaGTGCTAcacttagttactcacacccaaaATTGTAACGTCTAGGTAAAATCCTCTCTGCCCCTTGTCCAACAGTGGTGCAGTCTTGCCCACACTTGACTAATAGACGACTCAGAATATAGTTGCTggagtcaacacatgacccaaagctggcaccacaaatatactcttggggggtcaacacatgacccaaagctggcaccacaaataaaGTCTTGgggggtcaacacatgacccaaagctgGTACCACACATACATCCGaaacgaacaccacacacactttctgtccgcctctcttccctgctcacagccgtctgctctcttccaaataattttcctcTTGCGTCTCTCTtaaattgcgtcataaaatgacgtcgggttctgacgcgaaaccacgacgcaaccaacacactcatatatgtaaggcaagggcaataatctttaaaaaaaaagacaggggcaacaaccctcTGTTCCCaatagactggtccgtgacacctgtttataaataaactaaaaaaggATATAAATGAGCATGGAAAACATGGTATTTACCTGACCCCTGACTTTGCTGagctgtttattttactttttactaaTGTTGCCGTAGTATCAAACGCAATCACTGAACTGCAAAACCAGTTGAACCTACTTTACCAGTACACAAAGTATTTAAACCTGCTCTGTTAGTCAACCTACAAATAGGACAACTTAGCAAACACCTGAATTGTGATGGTGGCTTTCAAGAATGTCAGATTGGGACTGTACCGGACCCTAAGCCTCAAAGAGGCCTATTATCAACCTGCCAGCACCTCTAACCTTAGAGATGTGACCAGTCCATGGCAGAATAAAGTGACCAGCACAGCCTAAAGATAAACCACCGGAATGAGGAACGAACTtgggcaaaaaaacaaacaaaaaacgctTTATTTCTAGAAACAGCCAAAAGCTAACAAACTAGATGTCTGCTGCATTTTACATCAAAACCACCTCTTCTCCATCAGAGGTTATGGAAACTTTAAAAGAGACGACGCAGATGAGCATAAGGAGGActctctcacacccacccaGCAGTAAAAATACACAGCTCTTTAATAAAGAGACCAAAGTCTTTGAAATCACATCGATGCTCGAAAACAATTTACTGCCTCACTACAATCTGTGTTCTCTGCAATGATCGGTCTCCAGACTGTTCagcctgaaaaaagaaaagtggatCATGCAGGGATATTATAATAGCCCCTCCCCCATCTGGTGCTACCCAGATATCTTGATCTAAAGGGTGAAGAAGTTGACAGTCATCATCAACCAGTTCTGCTCCTAAATCAGCCAGTTACATTAACGCGTATTACTCAAGAACTTGGCCATCGATGTCACCGACCACGAGTCATGGtatgaaaagcagaaaaagataGTTACAGTTTGTGGTAGCTCACCAGCTATTTAACCAggataagacagaaaaaaattatgtgtgtCCTAGAGTCAGGAGGTGAACTCACCCAGAGAAAGCAGCCAACTGCCTGACAAAGCTATACCAAGAGGAAAGCACCGTCAAACTGCTCAGAGAAGAAAATTAGACAGTTTAGAAAAGATCTACAACGACTGCAGAACTGAAATCGTCAGCTGAGCATGAACATGCGTGAAAGAAGTAGAATCAGCAATCAGACAAGTGTGAGAAGGCAAATGGCTTGTTAAAGCACTTGGAGTCCCTCTACAAAAAAACGAGTTGTGGAAATCGGGTACAGTTACAGCCTTTTGGAGAAAGGCCATTATAACCGATAAACCCCCGTACATAAAAAGCATCCTCTGTCCCATCAGCCTACTAATTTACCCCGCAAGCTTTTAGAGAAGGTAATAAAAAGTAGACTGATGTCTTTCCTTGATACCACAACCTTCTGTCTCCTACGCAGTGGctacaaaagcaaacagaagaCACAGGGAGGGgatgtctctctcactctctgacACTTTCCTGGTTTCTCCTAACAGCATCACAACAATCATTCCCTGCCATCTTTCCCACAACCTTTACGCCAACAGCTTCTAGCCATGGAGTGCAGCGGAACACACGAACTTACACATGTGTAGCATAGACTGATGCCTCAGCTGAACACGCTACCAACAAAATGCGGCGTTTTCATCAAGTGTCTGCGTGTCAGCCACCTGTCTTCATGACAAGCACCCGGTGACAGATTGTGCTCCAGTAAATAGTCAGAGGTCCTGCATGGCACTCTTCACTACTCCAGAGAATTCTACAGAAGGCCAGTCCTAAGAAAGTAGTCCTCTTTACAGACTCGCGCTCAGTATGTATAAGCTCTCACCTGTATCCAGACGGACCAGATCACTAAttaatttacttaatttttcGTGAGAAGGGTATAGGACTGGAGTTCGACCTT
This is a stretch of genomic DNA from Pomacea canaliculata isolate SZHN2017 linkage group LG3, ASM307304v1, whole genome shotgun sequence. It encodes these proteins:
- the LOC112558591 gene encoding prolow-density lipoprotein receptor-related protein 1-like, with amino-acid sequence MCDNRQQCYAKTQLCDNKNDCADKSDEAECTCTSGFCSNGGQCSVKAGVGPTCNCINNYSGFYCTEALPLGQQGTSSTRKWAVPVGVILGLLVIGATVCAIVFLLRRNRRLGLRFPFALQRFPLALRRFPFTFRRQAGTDDGLSNPVFDYGTGEADFLSGELDPPTFQDFEEPTERITLGLSGSIDNPLYTEA